A region of Burkholderia lata DNA encodes the following proteins:
- a CDS encoding flagellar transcriptional regulator FlhD: MTGQGDIFDAIAEFNRAYLVLAQRMLRGDYEQGKRQLGISDDIAASIVALTPDQIDAIAASGELFCEFRIEHAPGRA; encoded by the coding sequence ATGACTGGACAGGGCGATATCTTCGATGCAATCGCGGAATTCAACCGCGCGTATCTCGTACTGGCGCAGCGCATGTTGCGTGGCGATTACGAGCAGGGCAAGCGGCAATTGGGGATCTCGGACGACATTGCCGCGTCCATCGTCGCATTGACGCCCGATCAGATCGATGCAATTGCGGCGAGCGGCGAGTTGTTCTGTGAATTTCGCATCGAGCACGCGCCGGGGCGCGCGTGA
- a CDS encoding LysR family transcriptional regulator, with protein MLDLNDLALFVQVVRAGSFSEAARRLRMPANTLSRRIDQLEGQLGTRLLHRSTRKLAPSTEGQALFERYAPALDRIFEIERLHADGQEPSGTVRVTAMAGLFEIFRLEWLAEFYARYPQISIDFLLDDTPSDLIGERIDLALRMGIETGGSFRVRRIAPGTMILAASPAYLERRGAPRTPRELADHDCLTVSGRQGRAMWRLQGPRGTQEISIDSRFSVNDMRVVVQACIAGLGVALLPQLLAEPGIEQGKLVRVLPSYRRSSSDLGLQLVYTSRPPLAPAVTVFADFLLEKLGEAMPGQLKDSAGR; from the coding sequence CGCGCGCCGCCTGCGCATGCCGGCCAATACGCTGAGCCGGCGCATCGACCAGCTCGAAGGGCAGCTCGGCACGCGCCTGCTGCACCGCTCGACCCGCAAGCTCGCGCCGAGCACGGAGGGGCAGGCGCTGTTCGAGCGCTATGCGCCGGCGCTCGACCGGATCTTCGAGATCGAGCGGCTGCATGCGGACGGGCAGGAGCCGTCCGGCACGGTGCGCGTGACGGCGATGGCCGGCCTGTTCGAAATTTTCCGGCTGGAATGGCTGGCGGAGTTCTATGCGCGCTACCCGCAGATCAGCATCGACTTCCTGCTCGACGACACGCCGTCCGACCTGATCGGCGAGCGCATCGACCTGGCCTTGCGCATGGGGATCGAGACCGGCGGCAGCTTCCGCGTGCGCCGGATTGCACCGGGCACGATGATCCTTGCCGCCAGTCCCGCGTATCTCGAACGGCGCGGGGCGCCGCGCACGCCGCGCGAGCTCGCCGATCACGACTGCCTGACGGTGTCCGGCCGCCAGGGCCGCGCCATGTGGCGCCTGCAGGGGCCGCGCGGCACGCAGGAAATCTCGATCGACAGCCGCTTCTCGGTCAACGACATGCGCGTGGTGGTGCAGGCCTGCATCGCCGGGCTCGGGGTGGCGCTGCTGCCGCAGTTGCTCGCGGAACCGGGCATCGAGCAGGGAAAGCTCGTGCGCGTGCTGCCTTCCTACCGACGTTCGAGCAGCGACCTCGGGCTGCAACTCGTCTATACGAGCCGGCCGCCGTTGGCGCCCGCTGTCACGGTGTTTGCCGATTTCCTGCTGGAAAAGCTGGGCGAAGCGATGCCCGGGCAGTTGAAGGATTCTGCTGGCCGATAG
- a CDS encoding H-NS family nucleoid-associated regulatory protein encodes MSGYRELKAQADELMKRVEEARLAELDAVIQEVRIRVAEYGLTASQIFGRPGGTAKRGARGIASAPRYRDPKTGATWNGRGREPGWIKGGRRERFLIERNAG; translated from the coding sequence ATGTCCGGTTATCGCGAATTGAAGGCGCAAGCCGACGAGTTGATGAAGCGCGTCGAGGAAGCGCGGCTCGCCGAACTCGATGCCGTCATACAGGAGGTTCGCATCCGTGTCGCCGAATACGGGCTGACCGCGAGTCAGATATTCGGCCGCCCGGGCGGCACCGCAAAGCGGGGCGCGCGAGGGATCGCGTCCGCGCCCAGGTATCGCGATCCGAAGACCGGCGCGACCTGGAACGGACGCGGTCGCGAACCCGGCTGGATCAAGGGAGGCCGCCGGGAACGCTTCCTGATCGAGCGCAACGCCGGTTGA